The Balearica regulorum gibbericeps isolate bBalReg1 chromosome 5, bBalReg1.pri, whole genome shotgun sequence genome window below encodes:
- the EXOC5 gene encoding exocyst complex component 5 isoform X1: MATTAELFEEPFVADEYIERLAWRTPGGGSRGGEAFDPKRLLEEFVNHIQELQVMDERIQRKVEKLEQQCQKEAKEFAKKVQELQKSNQVAFQHFQELDEHISYVATKVCHLGDQLEGVNTPRQRAVEAQKLMKYFNEFLDGELKSDVFTNSEKIKEAADIIQKLHLIAQELPFDRFSEVKSKIASKYHDLECQLIQEFTSAQRRGEISRMREVAAVLLHFKGYSHCVDVYIKQCQEGAFLRNDVFEDAAILCQRVNKQVGEVFSNPETVLAKLIQNIFEVKLQSYVKDQLEEHRKSDAEQYLKNLYDLYTRTTNLSSKLMEFNLGTDKQTFLSKLIKSIFISYLENYIEVEIGYLKSRSAMILQRYYDSKNHQKRSIGTGGIQIHKRTEAKLSIQDLKERIRQRTNLPLGPSIDTHGETFLSQEVVVNLLQETKQAFERCHRLSDPSDLPKNAFRIFSMLVDFLCTEHIDYALETGLAGIPSSDSKNANLYFLDVVHQANTIFHLFDKQFNDHLMPLISSSPKLSECLQKKKDIIEQMEVKLDMGIDRTLNCMIGQMKHILAAEQKKTDFKPEDENNVLIQYTNACVKVCGYVRKQVEKIRNSMDGKNVDTVLMELGVRFHRLIYEHLQQYSYSCMGGMLAICDVAEYRKCAKDFKIALVLQLFDTLHALCNLLVVAPDNLKQVCSGEQLANLDKNILHSFVQLRVDYRSARLARHFS; this comes from the exons ATGGCGACCACGGCCGAGCTCTTCGAG GAGCCTTTTGTGGCAGATGAATACATTGAACGCCTGGCATGGAGAACACCTGGAGGAGGTTCCAGAGGTGGAGAAGCTTTTGATccaaaaag attATTGGAAGAATTTGTAAATCATATCCAAGAATTACAGGTAATGGATGAAAGGATTCAGAGAAAGGTGGAGAAACTAGAACAGCAATGCCAGAAGGAAGCTAAGGAATTTGCCAAGAAAGTacaagagctgcagaaaagcaacCAG GTTGCCTTCCAGCATTTCCAAGAACTAGATGAGCACATCAGCTATGTAGCAACTAAGGTCTGTCACCTTGGCGACCAACTGGAGGGGGTAAACACGCCACGGCAACGGGCTGTGGAGGCTCAGAAGCTGATGAAATACTTTAATGAGTTTCTGGATGGAGAGCTGAAGTCTGATGTTTTTACAAACTCTGAAAAG ATTAAAGAGGCAGCTGATATTATTCAGAAACTGCATTTGATTGCACAGGAACTGCCTTTTGACAG GTTTTCTGAAGTAAAATCAAAGATAGCAA gTAAGTACCATGATTTAGAGTGCCAGCTAATTCAAGAGTTTACCAGTGCACAGCGGAGAGGCGAAATCTCCAGAATGAGAGAAGTAGCAgcagttttgcttcattttaag GGCTATTCCCATTGCGTTGATGTGTATATAAAACAGTGTCAAGAG GGTGCATTTCTGAGGAATGACGTCTTTGAAGATGCTGCCATTCTTTGCCAGCGAGTGAATAAGCAAGTTGGAGAAGTCTTTAGCAATCCAGAGACTGTGCTAGCCAAACTCattcaaaatatctttgaagTTAAACTTCAg AGTTATGTAAAGGACCAGCTAGAAGAACACAGGAAATCAGATGCAGAACAGTATCTTAAGAATCTCTATGATCTATATACAAG GACTACTAATCTGTCAAGCAAATTGATGGAATTTAACTTGGGTACTGATAAGCAGACTTTCTTGTCTAAGCTTAtcaaatccattttcatttcctaCTTGGAGAATTACATTGAGGTGGAAATTGGTTATTTGAAAAGTAGGAGTGCTATGATTCTGCAACGCTATTATGATTCCAAAAACCACCAGAAGAGGTCCATTGGCACTGGAGG GATCCAGATCCACAAAAGGACTGAAGCAAAATTAAG TATTCAAGACCTGAAAGAGAGAATAAGGCAACGTACAAACTTGCCATTGGGGCCAAGTATTGACACACACGGGGAAACTTTTCTGTCGCAAGAAGTGGTGGTTAACCTTTTGCAAGAAACTAAACAAGCTTTTGAAAGATGTCACAGG ctctCTGATCCATCTGACTTACCGAAGAatgctttcagaattttttctatGCTTGTAGATTTCTTATGTACTGAACACATCGATTATGCATTAGAAACAGGCCTCGCTG GCATTCCTTCATCTGATTCAAAGAACGCAAATCTTTATTTCTTGGATGTTGTCCACCAAGCCAAtactattttccatttatttgacAAGCAGTTTAACGATCATCTGATGCCATTAATCAG TTCTTCTCCTAAATTGTCTGAAtgccttcagaagaaaaaggatatCATAGAACAAATGGAAGTGAAGCTGGATATGGGCATTGATAG GACACTGAATTGTATGATTGGACAGATGAAGCACATCTTGGCTGCAGAGCAAAAGAAGACAGATTTTAAACCAGAAGACGAAAACAATGTTCTGATTCAATATACTAAT gctTGTGTTAAAGTCTGTGGCTATGTTAGAAAGCAGGTGGAAAAGATTAGAAATTCTATGGATGGTAAGAATGTGGACACAGTTTTGATGGAGCTTGGAGTTCGTTTTCATCGACTTATCTATGAACACCTTCAGCAATATTCCTACAGTTGCATGGGAGGCATGTTAGCTATTTGTGATGTGGCTGAATATAGGAAGTGTGCCAAAGACTTCAAG ATTGCGCTGGTGTTACAACTCTTTGATACTTTGCATGCACTTTGCAATCTTCTGGTTGTAGCTCCGGATAATTTAAAGCAAGTTTGCTCAGGAGAACAACTTGCTAACCTGGACAAGAACATCCTTCACTCCTTTGTTCAGCTGCGTGTTGATTATAGGTCTGCTCGTCTTGCTCGTCACTTCAGCtga
- the EXOC5 gene encoding exocyst complex component 5 isoform X2, whose protein sequence is MATTAELFEEPFVADEYIERLAWRTPGGGSRGGEAFDPKRLLEEFVNHIQELQVMDERIQRKVEKLEQQCQKEAKEFAKKVQELQKSNQVAFQHFQELDEHISYVATKVCHLGDQLEGVNTPRQRAVEAQKLMKYFNEFLDGELKSDVFTNSEKIKEAADIIQKLHLIAQELPFDRFSEVKSKIASKYHDLECQLIQEFTSAQRRGEISRMREVAAVLLHFKGYSHCVDVYIKQCQEGAFLRNDVFEDAAILCQRVNKQVGEVFSNPETVLAKLIQNIFEVKLQSYVKDQLEEHRKSDAEQYLKNLYDLYTRTTNLSSKLMEFNLGTDKQTFLSKLIKSIFISYLENYIEVEIGYLKSRSAMILQRYYDSKNHQKRSIGTGGIQDLKERIRQRTNLPLGPSIDTHGETFLSQEVVVNLLQETKQAFERCHRLSDPSDLPKNAFRIFSMLVDFLCTEHIDYALETGLAGIPSSDSKNANLYFLDVVHQANTIFHLFDKQFNDHLMPLISSSPKLSECLQKKKDIIEQMEVKLDMGIDRTLNCMIGQMKHILAAEQKKTDFKPEDENNVLIQYTNACVKVCGYVRKQVEKIRNSMDGKNVDTVLMELGVRFHRLIYEHLQQYSYSCMGGMLAICDVAEYRKCAKDFKIALVLQLFDTLHALCNLLVVAPDNLKQVCSGEQLANLDKNILHSFVQLRVDYRSARLARHFS, encoded by the exons ATGGCGACCACGGCCGAGCTCTTCGAG GAGCCTTTTGTGGCAGATGAATACATTGAACGCCTGGCATGGAGAACACCTGGAGGAGGTTCCAGAGGTGGAGAAGCTTTTGATccaaaaag attATTGGAAGAATTTGTAAATCATATCCAAGAATTACAGGTAATGGATGAAAGGATTCAGAGAAAGGTGGAGAAACTAGAACAGCAATGCCAGAAGGAAGCTAAGGAATTTGCCAAGAAAGTacaagagctgcagaaaagcaacCAG GTTGCCTTCCAGCATTTCCAAGAACTAGATGAGCACATCAGCTATGTAGCAACTAAGGTCTGTCACCTTGGCGACCAACTGGAGGGGGTAAACACGCCACGGCAACGGGCTGTGGAGGCTCAGAAGCTGATGAAATACTTTAATGAGTTTCTGGATGGAGAGCTGAAGTCTGATGTTTTTACAAACTCTGAAAAG ATTAAAGAGGCAGCTGATATTATTCAGAAACTGCATTTGATTGCACAGGAACTGCCTTTTGACAG GTTTTCTGAAGTAAAATCAAAGATAGCAA gTAAGTACCATGATTTAGAGTGCCAGCTAATTCAAGAGTTTACCAGTGCACAGCGGAGAGGCGAAATCTCCAGAATGAGAGAAGTAGCAgcagttttgcttcattttaag GGCTATTCCCATTGCGTTGATGTGTATATAAAACAGTGTCAAGAG GGTGCATTTCTGAGGAATGACGTCTTTGAAGATGCTGCCATTCTTTGCCAGCGAGTGAATAAGCAAGTTGGAGAAGTCTTTAGCAATCCAGAGACTGTGCTAGCCAAACTCattcaaaatatctttgaagTTAAACTTCAg AGTTATGTAAAGGACCAGCTAGAAGAACACAGGAAATCAGATGCAGAACAGTATCTTAAGAATCTCTATGATCTATATACAAG GACTACTAATCTGTCAAGCAAATTGATGGAATTTAACTTGGGTACTGATAAGCAGACTTTCTTGTCTAAGCTTAtcaaatccattttcatttcctaCTTGGAGAATTACATTGAGGTGGAAATTGGTTATTTGAAAAGTAGGAGTGCTATGATTCTGCAACGCTATTATGATTCCAAAAACCACCAGAAGAGGTCCATTGGCACTGGAGG TATTCAAGACCTGAAAGAGAGAATAAGGCAACGTACAAACTTGCCATTGGGGCCAAGTATTGACACACACGGGGAAACTTTTCTGTCGCAAGAAGTGGTGGTTAACCTTTTGCAAGAAACTAAACAAGCTTTTGAAAGATGTCACAGG ctctCTGATCCATCTGACTTACCGAAGAatgctttcagaattttttctatGCTTGTAGATTTCTTATGTACTGAACACATCGATTATGCATTAGAAACAGGCCTCGCTG GCATTCCTTCATCTGATTCAAAGAACGCAAATCTTTATTTCTTGGATGTTGTCCACCAAGCCAAtactattttccatttatttgacAAGCAGTTTAACGATCATCTGATGCCATTAATCAG TTCTTCTCCTAAATTGTCTGAAtgccttcagaagaaaaaggatatCATAGAACAAATGGAAGTGAAGCTGGATATGGGCATTGATAG GACACTGAATTGTATGATTGGACAGATGAAGCACATCTTGGCTGCAGAGCAAAAGAAGACAGATTTTAAACCAGAAGACGAAAACAATGTTCTGATTCAATATACTAAT gctTGTGTTAAAGTCTGTGGCTATGTTAGAAAGCAGGTGGAAAAGATTAGAAATTCTATGGATGGTAAGAATGTGGACACAGTTTTGATGGAGCTTGGAGTTCGTTTTCATCGACTTATCTATGAACACCTTCAGCAATATTCCTACAGTTGCATGGGAGGCATGTTAGCTATTTGTGATGTGGCTGAATATAGGAAGTGTGCCAAAGACTTCAAG ATTGCGCTGGTGTTACAACTCTTTGATACTTTGCATGCACTTTGCAATCTTCTGGTTGTAGCTCCGGATAATTTAAAGCAAGTTTGCTCAGGAGAACAACTTGCTAACCTGGACAAGAACATCCTTCACTCCTTTGTTCAGCTGCGTGTTGATTATAGGTCTGCTCGTCTTGCTCGTCACTTCAGCtga